In Deinococcus sp. Leaf326, a genomic segment contains:
- a CDS encoding glycoside hydrolase family 3 protein, translated as MPQHIPFVEDLLARMTLDEKIGQMTQPEKNSVKPGDVARLGLGSVLSGGGGNPDPNSPQGWRDMVTAFIAEAQEARLKIPLLYGSDAVHGHNNVVGATIFPHNIGLGATNDPDLLRRIGRATALEAAATNVRWAFAPAVSIPQDFRWGRSYEGYGQDPALVGRLAAALVEGLKGEGWNSPTAVLPSVKHFVADGATDWGSGKRARMTDPDHDRTLAIAQMGEDFVTLLDKGAWQIDQGDSSIDEETLRAVHLPPYRAAIEAGALNVMVSYSSWQGLKMHGHRYLITNVLKGELDFAGFVVSDWEGVQQVAPDFEAAVRESVNAGVDMVMVPFDYESFIASLRRAVEAGEVSGERIDDAVRRILNTKYALGLFGQPHTDPALLSEVGSDAHRALAREAAAKSAVLLKNEGVFPLPDDGQLLVAGRAADDLGLQCGGWTITWMGGEGATTTGTTLLEGLRAGAGGRRIEYAPAGEGEERFPVGLVVLAEEPYAEGMGDRASLALTDEHRALVARMQARCDQVAVVLYSGRPLIVTEDLKGWDAFVAAWLPGSEGTGLADVLLGARPFTGRLSFDWPRTLADLPRREGSDTLFRVGEGQTADVAGERSPVTR; from the coding sequence ATGCCCCAGCACATTCCCTTTGTAGAAGACCTCCTCGCGCGCATGACCCTGGACGAAAAGATCGGTCAGATGACCCAGCCCGAAAAGAACAGCGTGAAGCCCGGCGACGTGGCCCGCCTCGGCCTGGGCTCGGTCCTGAGCGGCGGCGGCGGCAACCCCGACCCCAACAGCCCCCAGGGCTGGCGCGACATGGTGACGGCGTTTATCGCCGAGGCGCAGGAGGCGCGCCTGAAGATTCCACTGCTCTACGGCTCGGACGCCGTACACGGGCACAACAACGTGGTGGGGGCAACCATCTTTCCGCACAATATTGGCCTGGGGGCGACGAACGACCCGGATCTGCTGCGCCGCATCGGCCGCGCGACCGCGCTCGAGGCCGCCGCCACGAATGTGCGCTGGGCCTTCGCGCCCGCCGTGAGCATCCCACAGGACTTCCGCTGGGGCCGCAGCTACGAGGGCTACGGCCAGGACCCGGCGCTCGTGGGCCGGCTGGCCGCCGCGCTCGTGGAGGGCCTGAAGGGCGAGGGCTGGAACTCGCCCACGGCCGTATTGCCCTCGGTCAAGCACTTCGTCGCCGATGGGGCGACCGACTGGGGCAGTGGCAAGCGCGCCCGCATGACCGACCCCGACCACGACCGCACGCTGGCGATTGCCCAGATGGGCGAGGACTTCGTGACCCTGCTCGACAAAGGCGCGTGGCAGATCGACCAGGGCGACTCGTCAATCGACGAGGAGACGCTGCGCGCCGTGCACCTGCCGCCCTACCGCGCCGCCATTGAGGCCGGGGCCCTGAACGTGATGGTGTCCTACAGCAGCTGGCAGGGCCTCAAGATGCACGGACACCGCTACCTGATCACCAACGTGCTCAAGGGCGAATTAGACTTTGCGGGCTTCGTCGTCTCGGACTGGGAGGGCGTGCAGCAGGTCGCGCCCGACTTCGAGGCGGCCGTGCGCGAGTCGGTCAATGCGGGCGTGGACATGGTGATGGTGCCCTTCGACTACGAGAGCTTCATCGCCTCGCTGCGCCGCGCGGTGGAGGCGGGCGAGGTAAGTGGCGAGCGCATCGACGACGCCGTGCGCCGCATCCTGAACACCAAGTATGCCCTCGGGCTGTTCGGGCAGCCGCATACCGACCCGGCGCTGCTCTCCGAGGTCGGCTCGGACGCCCACCGCGCCCTGGCCCGCGAGGCCGCTGCCAAATCGGCCGTGCTCCTCAAGAACGAGGGCGTGTTTCCCCTTCCTGACGACGGCCAGCTTCTCGTGGCCGGCCGGGCTGCCGACGACCTCGGCCTGCAATGCGGTGGCTGGACGATCACCTGGATGGGCGGCGAGGGTGCGACCACCACCGGCACCACGCTGCTGGAGGGGCTGCGGGCCGGGGCCGGTGGGCGCCGGATCGAGTACGCTCCGGCCGGCGAGGGCGAGGAACGTTTTCCCGTGGGCCTCGTCGTGCTGGCGGAGGAACCCTACGCCGAGGGCATGGGCGACCGCGCGTCGCTGGCCCTGACCGACGAGCACCGCGCCCTCGTCGCGCGGATGCAGGCCCGCTGCGACCAGGTGGCCGTGGTGCTGTATTCGGGCCGCCCGCTGATCGTGACGGAGGACCTGAAGGGCTGGGACGCCTTCGTCGCGGCGTGGCTGCCCGGTAGCGAGGGCACCGGGTTGGCCGACGTGCTGCTGGGCGCGCGGCCCTTCACCGGGCGGCTGTCCTTCGACTGGCCGCGCACGCTCGCCGACCTGCCGCGCCGCGAGGGGTCGGACACGCTGTTCCGGGTGGGCGAAGGGCAGACGGCCGACGTGGCCGGGGAGCGCTCGCCGGTCACGCGCTGA
- a CDS encoding SDR family NAD(P)-dependent oxidoreductase: protein MPNDLHTNADLLATLPRDTRLSGQKAIVTGSTSGIGEAIAYVLAASGAEVVVSGRDAARARRVTDAVTSAGGQAWAVPADLSGSYAELRSFAQEATAALGGRVDLLVNNAGVYPVTPTELLPDHDLDALLATNIRAPHVLVAALAPGMATRGSGNIVNIGSWMGRVGTASGAMYTASKAALEQMTRNWAAEYGPRGVRVNTVAPGATLTPGNADFAAVLDAMTSATVSGRPVRPIDIAYGVRFLVSSEAAFVQGSILDVDGGMLSTRLRF, encoded by the coding sequence ATGCCGAACGACCTGCACACCAACGCCGACCTGCTTGCCACTCTACCGCGCGATACCCGGCTCTCGGGCCAGAAGGCCATCGTCACCGGCTCTACGAGCGGCATCGGTGAGGCCATCGCCTATGTCCTGGCCGCCTCCGGCGCCGAGGTCGTGGTGAGTGGCCGCGACGCCGCCCGCGCGCGGCGGGTCACCGACGCCGTCACCTCGGCCGGGGGCCAGGCCTGGGCCGTGCCCGCCGACCTCTCCGGCTCCTACGCCGAGCTGCGGAGCTTCGCGCAGGAGGCCACGGCGGCGCTCGGCGGCCGGGTGGACCTTCTTGTCAACAATGCCGGGGTCTATCCCGTCACGCCGACCGAGCTGCTCCCGGACCACGACCTCGACGCGCTGCTGGCGACGAACATCCGGGCACCGCACGTGCTTGTCGCGGCGCTCGCGCCCGGCATGGCCACGCGGGGGTCGGGCAATATCGTCAATATCGGGTCCTGGATGGGCCGGGTCGGCACTGCCAGCGGGGCCATGTACACCGCCTCGAAAGCCGCCCTGGAGCAGATGACCCGCAACTGGGCGGCGGAATACGGCCCGCGCGGCGTCCGGGTCAACACGGTCGCCCCCGGCGCCACCCTGACGCCGGGCAACGCCGACTTCGCCGCCGTCCTTGACGCGATGACCTCCGCAACCGTGTCGGGCCGTCCGGTCCGGCCCATCGATATCGCCTACGGCGTCCGGTTCCTCGTCTCCTCCGAAGCCGCCTTTGTCCAGGGCAGCATCCTAGATGTCGACGGGGGGATGCTCAGCACCAGACTCCGGTTCTAG
- a CDS encoding helix-turn-helix domain-containing protein, whose protein sequence is MKKQGDDSVRSGCPVSLGLDIFGDRWTLLIVRDLMFGGKRHFREMLASEEHISSNILADRLKLLLAQDIVSAAPDPAHAQKVIYRLTEKGVALYPVLMAISEWSYQYRPVEERYLAGHLAGGAADEAEAIADLRRTHLA, encoded by the coding sequence GTGAAGAAGCAAGGTGACGACTCCGTCCGCTCGGGCTGCCCGGTGAGCCTGGGGCTGGACATTTTTGGTGACCGCTGGACCCTGCTCATCGTCCGTGACCTGATGTTCGGGGGCAAGCGCCATTTCCGGGAGATGCTGGCCTCCGAGGAACACATCTCGTCGAACATCCTGGCCGACCGCCTGAAACTGTTGCTGGCGCAGGACATCGTCAGCGCGGCCCCCGACCCGGCTCATGCCCAGAAGGTCATCTACCGGCTGACCGAGAAGGGCGTCGCCCTGTACCCGGTCTTGATGGCGATCAGTGAGTGGAGCTACCAATATCGCCCGGTCGAGGAGCGTTATCTCGCGGGTCACCTCGCCGGAGGCGCTGCCGACGAGGCCGAGGCGATAGCCGACCTGCGCCGGACGCATCTCGCGTAA
- a CDS encoding LacI family DNA-binding transcriptional regulator: MDRDERGNTGRPGRAAAPDLTLADVARHAGVSPMTVSNVINGRPGVRPATRQRVLEAVAATGYRVNEVARALAGGRSRMLSVFTPQLNRPYAAEVVQGAAQAAEELRYDLVVVMRSGGGGADLSLMARLSAGALLIQPSAGDWPRRAELPPHLVSVDGPGERVLGTDNAGGARQATAHLLALGHTRIGLITGLLSEPQGPQTGRDDAAERLRGYGDTLREAGLDPERYVRHGDYTQESGARAARELLALSPPPTALFAAGDAMALGALHAAQDLGFRVPQDLSVVGFDDLPIAAAARPALTTVRQPLRRMGEVAVQLLVELAEGGAPRPPLPFPTELVIRESSGPAPSGAPGRHRRG; this comes from the coding sequence ATGGACAGAGACGAGAGAGGAAATACCGGCAGACCGGGCCGGGCCGCCGCACCGGACCTGACCCTCGCCGACGTGGCCCGGCACGCGGGCGTGTCGCCTATGACAGTGTCGAACGTCATCAACGGGCGGCCCGGTGTGCGGCCGGCGACGCGGCAGCGGGTCCTCGAGGCGGTGGCGGCGACCGGCTACCGCGTCAACGAGGTGGCCCGCGCGCTGGCCGGTGGACGCAGCCGGATGCTGAGCGTGTTCACGCCGCAGCTCAACCGGCCCTACGCCGCCGAGGTCGTGCAGGGCGCGGCGCAGGCAGCCGAGGAGTTACGCTACGACCTCGTGGTCGTGATGCGCTCGGGGGGCGGCGGCGCGGACCTGTCGCTGATGGCGCGGCTCTCGGCGGGGGCCCTGCTCATCCAGCCCTCGGCCGGCGACTGGCCGCGCCGCGCCGAGCTGCCGCCCCACCTCGTGAGCGTGGACGGCCCCGGCGAGCGGGTGCTGGGCACCGACAATGCCGGCGGGGCGCGGCAGGCCACCGCGCACCTGCTGGCGCTGGGGCATACCCGCATCGGCCTGATCACGGGGCTGCTCTCGGAACCGCAGGGGCCGCAGACCGGGCGCGACGACGCCGCCGAGCGCCTGCGCGGCTACGGAGATACGCTGCGCGAGGCCGGGCTGGACCCCGAACGCTACGTCCGGCACGGCGACTACACCCAGGAGAGCGGCGCGCGCGCGGCCCGCGAGCTGCTGGCCCTTTCGCCGCCGCCCACGGCCCTCTTCGCTGCCGGGGACGCGATGGCGCTGGGCGCTCTGCACGCCGCGCAGGACCTGGGTTTCCGGGTGCCGCAGGACCTCTCGGTGGTGGGCTTCGACGACCTGCCCATCGCCGCCGCCGCCCGCCCGGCCCTGACCACGGTGCGTCAGCCCCTGCGCCGGATGGGCGAGGTCGCCGTGCAACTGCTCGTCGAACTGGCCGAGGGCGGCGCGCCCAGGCCGCCCCTCCCCTTCCCCACCGAACTCGTGATCCGCGAGTCGTCGGGACCGGCCCCCTCCGGCGCCCCCGGGCGCCACCGCCGGGGCTGA
- a CDS encoding discoidin domain-containing protein encodes MTLKTSVLLFSALALSACGQSPSPQAGGPAGLFQAQATCGGTNLAQGKAATASSTENGGTPASAAVDGDAGTRWSSAFSDPQWLRVDLGSTQSLCQVTIQWEAAYARTFRIEVSGDGSTWSAASPDTAGTGGTQTVAVSGSGRYVRLYSTARATGYGVSMFEFKVNGAGTTTTLPTSDTPDFGPNVTIFDPSVPASTIQSKVDAAFNAQLRSQTAQFGDQRYTFLFKPGSYGRVWANVGFYTTLAGLGRNPDDVTITGAINVDSGWNYGDESNATQNFWRSAENLAVIPEGGTNRWAVSQAAPMRRVHIRGNLTLGPSNQDGGQGYSSGGYLSDSRVDGAVTSGSQQQWYTRDSTLGSWSGSVWNMVFSGVQGAPAQNFPNPSHTVLGTTPASREKPYLYFENGKYSVFVPSLRTNAAGVTWPNTPGTSIPMSQFYVARPSDSAATLNQALSLGLNLFFTPGVYHLNQTLNVTRANTVVLGLGYPTLVPDGGVNAMSVADVDGVKVAGLLFDAGTVNSPALLTVGQSGVHTNHATNPISVQDVFFRIGGAVAGKSTTSLIVHSDNTIVDHIWAWRADHGINPTGWTVNTADTGLIVNGNNVLATGLFVEHYQKYEVLWNGQGGKTIFFQNEKPYDVPDQATWRSGANGYAAYKVADGVTTHEGWGLGSYAFFNVNPAVRVDRAFEVPNVSGVKMHDLVTVSLNNKGSIDRIINNAGAAVPQPNTNTAPSYLVNYP; translated from the coding sequence ATGACCCTGAAAACCTCCGTGTTGCTGTTCTCGGCCCTCGCCCTCAGCGCCTGCGGACAAAGCCCCTCACCGCAGGCGGGCGGCCCGGCCGGCCTCTTTCAGGCGCAGGCCACCTGCGGGGGCACCAACCTCGCGCAGGGCAAGGCAGCTACGGCGTCAAGCACCGAGAACGGCGGTACCCCGGCGAGCGCGGCGGTGGACGGCGACGCGGGCACGCGCTGGTCGAGCGCCTTCAGTGACCCCCAGTGGCTGCGGGTGGACCTGGGCAGCACCCAGAGCCTGTGCCAGGTGACCATCCAGTGGGAGGCCGCCTATGCCCGGACCTTCCGCATCGAGGTGTCGGGCGACGGCAGCACCTGGAGCGCCGCCTCGCCCGACACGGCCGGCACAGGCGGTACCCAGACGGTGGCGGTGAGCGGCAGCGGGCGCTACGTGCGTCTCTACTCGACCGCGCGGGCGACCGGCTACGGGGTGTCCATGTTCGAATTCAAGGTGAACGGTGCGGGGACGACGACTACCCTGCCGACCTCCGACACGCCGGACTTTGGGCCGAACGTGACCATCTTTGACCCGTCGGTGCCGGCCTCGACCATTCAGTCGAAGGTTGACGCGGCCTTCAACGCGCAGCTGCGCAGCCAGACCGCGCAATTCGGGGACCAGCGGTACACCTTCTTGTTCAAGCCGGGCAGCTACGGTCGGGTGTGGGCCAATGTGGGCTTCTACACGACCCTGGCGGGCCTGGGCAGGAACCCCGACGACGTGACGATCACCGGGGCCATCAATGTGGACAGCGGCTGGAACTACGGCGACGAGTCGAACGCCACCCAGAACTTCTGGCGCTCGGCAGAGAACCTCGCCGTGATTCCCGAGGGCGGCACGAACCGCTGGGCCGTGTCGCAGGCGGCCCCCATGCGCCGCGTGCATATCCGGGGCAACCTGACGCTGGGACCGTCCAACCAGGACGGCGGGCAGGGCTACTCCAGTGGCGGCTATCTCTCGGACAGCCGGGTGGACGGCGCGGTGACCTCGGGGTCGCAGCAGCAGTGGTATACCCGAGACAGCACGCTGGGAAGCTGGAGCGGCTCGGTGTGGAACATGGTGTTCTCGGGCGTACAGGGCGCCCCGGCACAGAACTTCCCGAACCCGTCGCACACGGTGCTGGGCACCACCCCCGCCTCGCGTGAGAAACCGTACCTGTACTTCGAGAACGGCAAGTACAGCGTCTTCGTGCCATCGCTGCGCACGAACGCCGCGGGGGTGACGTGGCCCAACACGCCCGGCACCTCCATTCCCATGAGCCAGTTCTATGTGGCGCGGCCCAGCGACAGCGCCGCCACGCTGAACCAGGCGCTGTCGCTGGGGCTCAACCTGTTTTTCACACCAGGCGTGTATCACCTGAACCAGACCCTGAACGTCACCCGCGCGAATACGGTTGTGCTGGGTCTGGGCTACCCGACGCTGGTGCCCGACGGCGGCGTCAACGCGATGTCGGTCGCCGACGTGGACGGCGTGAAGGTGGCAGGCCTGCTGTTCGACGCGGGAACGGTGAACAGCCCGGCACTGCTGACCGTGGGGCAGTCGGGCGTACACACCAACCACGCCACCAACCCCATCAGCGTGCAGGACGTGTTCTTCCGCATCGGGGGGGCGGTGGCGGGCAAGTCCACGACCAGCCTGATCGTGCACAGCGACAACACCATCGTGGACCATATCTGGGCATGGCGCGCCGACCACGGCATCAACCCGACCGGCTGGACCGTCAACACCGCCGATACCGGCCTGATCGTGAACGGCAACAATGTGCTCGCCACGGGCCTGTTCGTCGAGCACTATCAGAAGTACGAGGTGCTGTGGAACGGGCAGGGCGGCAAGACCATCTTCTTCCAGAACGAGAAGCCCTACGACGTGCCCGACCAGGCGACGTGGCGCAGCGGCGCAAATGGCTACGCGGCCTACAAGGTGGCCGACGGTGTGACCACCCACGAGGGCTGGGGTCTGGGCAGCTATGCCTTTTTCAACGTGAACCCGGCGGTGCGGGTGGACCGCGCCTTCGAGGTGCCCAACGTGAGCGGCGTGAAGATGCACGACCTCGTAACCGTGTCGCTGAACAACAAGGGCAGCATCGACCGCATCATCAACAACGCGGGCGCCGCCGTGCCGCAGCCGAACACGAACACGGCGCCGAGCTATCTGGTCAACTACCCCTGA
- a CDS encoding zinc-binding dehydrogenase translates to MKSVVYTQFGEPETVLSLGELALPEPGPRQVRIKTVLAAIHNHDLWTVRGSYGHKPALPAVGGTEAVGVVDAVGEGVDAGLIGRRVNSASGTGTWGEYFLAPAAGLVPLPDAVSDEAAAQLIAMPLSALSLLDFLGVKTGDWIVQNTANGAVGKTLAMLTAARGVHTINLVRRDAGMTEMNDLGIGNVVSTAQPGWKDQVRALHGDAPIRAAVDSIGGDASGDLADLLGSDGLLVSFGTMSGGPMHIPSGDVIFKHLTVKGFWGSRIIADMPAEERTRLIRELVGLVAGGQLQLPVEGTYAFADIRQAVQASLTPGKSGKVLLRP, encoded by the coding sequence GCCTGGCCCCCGCCAGGTGCGGATCAAGACGGTGCTCGCCGCCATCCATAACCACGACCTGTGGACCGTGCGGGGCAGCTACGGCCACAAGCCGGCGCTGCCGGCCGTGGGCGGGACCGAGGCCGTGGGCGTCGTGGACGCTGTGGGCGAGGGCGTGGACGCCGGCCTGATCGGGCGCCGGGTCAACAGCGCGTCGGGCACCGGCACTTGGGGCGAGTACTTCCTGGCCCCGGCCGCCGGCCTCGTACCGCTGCCCGACGCCGTATCGGACGAGGCGGCCGCGCAGCTCATCGCCATGCCGCTGAGCGCCCTGTCGCTGCTGGACTTCCTCGGGGTCAAGACTGGCGACTGGATCGTCCAGAACACGGCCAACGGCGCGGTGGGCAAGACGCTGGCGATGCTCACGGCGGCGCGCGGCGTCCACACCATCAACCTCGTGCGCCGCGACGCGGGCATGACCGAGATGAACGACCTGGGCATCGGGAACGTCGTCTCGACTGCGCAGCCCGGCTGGAAGGATCAGGTGCGCGCCCTGCACGGCGACGCCCCCATCCGCGCGGCCGTGGACTCCATCGGCGGCGACGCCTCGGGCGACCTCGCGGACCTGCTGGGCAGCGACGGCCTGCTCGTGTCCTTCGGAACCATGTCGGGCGGCCCCATGCACATTCCCTCGGGCGACGTGATCTTCAAGCACCTGACGGTCAAGGGCTTCTGGGGCAGCCGCATCATCGCGGACATGCCGGCCGAGGAACGCACCCGATTGATCCGCGAACTCGTCGGCCTCGTGGCCGGGGGGCAGCTGCAATTGCCGGTCGAGGGCACCTACGCCTTCGCGGACATCCGGCAGGCGGTCCAGGCGTCGCTGACGCCCGGCAAGTCAGGCAAGGTACTGCTGCGCCCCTGA